A DNA window from Marinitoga litoralis contains the following coding sequences:
- a CDS encoding ABC transporter permease has protein sequence MNYYEYLSYNYEKIIKELINHLRIIGTALPFAIIIGVGVGLLISKNKNLSKIILYIAGILMTIPSPALFGIMVIILAPFNMGLGRPPAIIALVIYSLLPMIRNTLVAIHTLDKKIIESAKGMGMTEFQILFKIKIPLSIPIIMSGIRNSVVMGVGVATIGYYIAAGGLGYFIFAGLSRGRYEMIITGVILLALLGIGLNYLMLKIEDLITPKGLKIRNN, from the coding sequence ATGAATTATTATGAATATTTATCATATAATTATGAAAAAATAATAAAAGAATTGATTAATCATTTAAGAATAATAGGAACCGCTTTGCCGTTTGCTATAATAATTGGTGTTGGTGTTGGATTATTAATTTCTAAAAATAAAAACTTATCAAAAATAATATTATATATTGCTGGAATATTAATGACAATACCAAGTCCCGCCTTATTTGGTATTATGGTAATAATCCTTGCGCCTTTCAATATGGGTCTAGGAAGACCTCCTGCTATTATTGCTTTAGTAATTTACTCTCTCCTCCCTATGATTAGAAATACTTTAGTTGCAATACATACATTAGATAAAAAAATAATAGAATCTGCAAAAGGAATGGGGATGACAGAATTTCAAATTTTATTTAAAATCAAAATTCCTTTATCCATACCTATTATCATGTCAGGAATTAGAAATTCTGTTGTAATGGGTGTTGGGGTAGCTACTATTGGATACTATATTGCTGCTGGAGGATTGGGGTATTTTATTTTTGCTGGTTTGAGTAGAGGGCGCTATGAGATGATAATTACAGGAGTTATATTATTAGCTTTATTAGGTATTGGTCTTAATTATTTAATGCTTAAAATTGAAGATTTAATAACTCCTAAAGGTCTAAAAATAAGAAATAATTAA